A window of the Nocardia sp. NBC_01329 genome harbors these coding sequences:
- a CDS encoding CAP family protein produces the protein MRVGRLVSVIATVMLAALVTGGGPAAGQSDYAQTGLTLHNRYRAEHGSPAMTSTQDLNNRAQQCAKYYAAKRAIDHSCPHKNGAGENLVGGEGSWDAVPFVEMGTKMWYDEIKNYDFDKPGFGMTTGHFTQLVWKASTRLGIGYASEGGWTVVVGLYNPAGNVEGQFPQNVARPR, from the coding sequence GTGCGTGTCGGTCGGTTGGTATCGGTTATTGCGACGGTGATGCTGGCCGCGCTCGTCACCGGCGGCGGCCCCGCCGCCGGACAGAGCGATTACGCGCAGACCGGGCTCACCCTGCACAACCGATACCGGGCCGAGCACGGTTCCCCGGCAATGACCTCGACCCAGGACCTGAACAACCGGGCCCAGCAATGCGCGAAGTACTACGCCGCCAAGCGAGCGATCGATCACAGCTGCCCCCACAAGAACGGAGCCGGGGAGAACCTCGTCGGGGGAGAGGGCAGCTGGGACGCTGTCCCCTTTGTCGAGATGGGCACGAAGATGTGGTACGACGAGATCAAGAACTACGACTTCGACAAGCCCGGGTTCGGCATGACAACGGGTCATTTCACGCAGTTGGTGTGGAAGGCCAGTACCCGACTCGGTATCGGTTACGCCTCGGAGGGCGGCTGGACGGTCGTCGTCGGTCTCTACAACCCAGCCGGCAACGTAGAGGGGCAGTTCCCCCAGAACGTGGCACGCCCGCGCTGA